Proteins encoded within one genomic window of Chthonomonas sp.:
- a CDS encoding PilT/PilU family type 4a pilus ATPase: MTEESFGYSEPPVVEAPPVYEQSAPVEYAEAPPVAYEVAAEAPTYAEELPVTEVESVQVLPPPVFEAAPVAAWHEEPPKAPPAEATPYEAEPETAIELPKPPPATRLQSFSVVAGSPVGGSLDAEITADNRRIQSINTASEVGATKYELYDESSRVLVNEPENAAPLDGVHLDDILRMAVERRASDIHFTVGLPPMIRLDGEMVPLPWKILKPVDTRRLLTEILTDDNLQKFESTHELDFSHSVRDAGRFRVNVYMQRGVVASAIRSIPTKIPSFADLGLPDAIRDMCKRSSGLILVTGPTGSGKSTTIATMLDDLNDHRAGHIMTIEDPIEYLHMHKKCMVNQRELHADTYSFHNALRAVLREDPDIILVGELRDLETIEAALTLAETGHLVFGTLHTRNAPATIDRIIDVFPSDQQGQIRVLLGNTLEGVISQQLLPKIGGGRIAAHEIMLGIPAVRNLIREGKTHQMYSIIETGRQHGMVTLDSSLAYMYKRGICTYDECMIRAVDKDNFAKLAKSAA; encoded by the coding sequence ATGACCGAAGAGTCTTTCGGCTATTCCGAGCCCCCGGTCGTGGAGGCCCCACCGGTCTACGAGCAGTCTGCCCCCGTGGAGTACGCCGAGGCCCCGCCCGTTGCTTACGAAGTCGCAGCGGAAGCCCCGACGTATGCGGAAGAACTGCCGGTGACGGAAGTTGAATCCGTGCAGGTGTTGCCCCCGCCCGTGTTCGAGGCTGCTCCTGTTGCTGCCTGGCACGAAGAGCCTCCGAAGGCCCCACCCGCGGAAGCGACCCCTTACGAAGCGGAACCCGAAACCGCAATCGAATTGCCAAAACCTCCGCCAGCGACGCGACTGCAATCATTCTCCGTGGTCGCAGGTTCGCCGGTCGGCGGCAGCCTCGATGCGGAGATTACGGCGGACAACCGCCGGATTCAGTCTATCAACACTGCGTCGGAAGTGGGCGCGACCAAGTACGAACTGTACGACGAGTCCAGTCGAGTGCTCGTGAATGAGCCGGAGAACGCGGCTCCGCTCGATGGGGTCCATCTGGACGACATCTTGCGCATGGCAGTCGAGCGCCGCGCATCGGATATCCACTTCACCGTGGGCTTGCCGCCGATGATCCGTCTGGACGGCGAGATGGTCCCGCTCCCGTGGAAGATCTTGAAGCCGGTCGATACACGTCGACTGCTGACAGAAATCCTCACCGACGACAACTTGCAGAAGTTTGAATCTACGCACGAACTCGACTTCAGCCACTCGGTACGCGACGCCGGTCGATTCCGTGTGAACGTGTACATGCAGCGCGGCGTCGTTGCGAGTGCCATCCGTTCGATCCCGACGAAGATTCCGAGCTTTGCCGACCTGGGCCTCCCGGACGCGATCCGCGACATGTGTAAGCGGTCATCGGGCCTCATCCTCGTGACCGGACCGACCGGTTCCGGTAAGTCCACGACCATCGCGACGATGTTGGACGACTTGAACGATCATCGAGCCGGTCATATCATGACCATCGAAGATCCTATCGAGTACCTGCACATGCACAAGAAGTGTATGGTCAACCAGCGTGAGTTGCACGCGGACACGTACTCGTTCCACAACGCCCTGCGCGCAGTGCTTCGTGAAGACCCCGACATCATCCTCGTGGGTGAACTTCGCGACCTTGAAACCATTGAAGCGGCGTTGACGCTGGCCGAAACGGGTCACTTGGTCTTTGGAACGTTGCACACTCGCAACGCCCCTGCGACCATTGACCGTATCATCGACGTCTTTCCGAGCGACCAGCAGGGCCAGATTCGCGTGCTACTAGGGAACACGCTGGAAGGCGTCATCTCGCAGCAACTGCTGCCCAAGATTGGCGGCGGACGTATCGCGGCCCATGAGATCATGCTCGGGATTCCCGCCGTGCGAAACCTCATCCGTGAGGGCAAGACCCACCAGATGTACTCCATCATCGAAACGGGTCGCCAGCACGGCATGGTCACGCTCGACTCGTCGCTTGCGTACATGTACAAGCGCGGCATCTGCACCTACGATGAGTGCATGATCCGGGCGGTAGACAAGGATAACTTCGCCAAGCTCGCCAAGAGCGCAGCGTAA
- a CDS encoding HDOD domain-containing protein, with amino-acid sequence MSALPNDSTAAPLETILAGVKDVAVLPQVVFKIMEGTSSTDTSANELERNIIIDPGFSAKVLSMANSAYFALPRRITSIKDAVQFLGFKTVRQIAMNAGVFDLFVGKTDRESMRRRTWWRHSLDTANCGRWIAGHYASLPPEEAYTAGLLHLIGKTILDRSNSEQYNLVETGIAQGIPDFAVEKHLFGCSHVEVTVGVCGQWGLPTDLLHGVEYSEPTAPDFGPSVRACVAVAHCIAGLATAGKPADVDMRSLFPDWAVESLNIADNLEQWVDSGIAAIAAANRAG; translated from the coding sequence GTGTCCGCATTACCGAACGATTCAACCGCTGCTCCCCTCGAGACGATTCTCGCAGGGGTGAAAGACGTTGCCGTATTGCCCCAGGTGGTTTTCAAGATCATGGAAGGCACCTCGAGCACGGACACCTCCGCAAACGAGCTCGAGCGAAACATCATCATCGACCCTGGTTTCAGCGCCAAGGTCCTCTCGATGGCAAACTCGGCGTACTTCGCTCTCCCGCGCCGGATCACCTCGATCAAGGACGCCGTCCAGTTTCTCGGATTCAAGACTGTGCGCCAAATCGCGATGAACGCGGGCGTCTTCGACCTCTTTGTCGGCAAGACCGACCGCGAGTCGATGCGGCGTCGAACGTGGTGGCGTCACTCGCTTGACACGGCGAACTGTGGACGGTGGATTGCCGGTCACTATGCCTCGCTACCGCCTGAGGAGGCCTACACCGCCGGGCTGCTGCACCTGATCGGCAAGACCATCCTGGATCGGTCAAATTCGGAGCAGTACAACTTGGTCGAGACTGGGATCGCTCAAGGCATTCCCGATTTTGCGGTGGAGAAGCACTTGTTCGGATGTAGTCACGTGGAGGTGACCGTCGGTGTCTGCGGCCAGTGGGGGCTGCCGACCGATCTACTCCACGGAGTTGAGTACTCCGAACCGACAGCGCCGGACTTCGGGCCAAGCGTCCGTGCCTGCGTTGCAGTGGCCCATTGCATCGCCGGGTTGGCCACCGCGGGCAAGCCCGCCGACGTCGATATGCGCTCGCTTTTTCCAGATTGGGCGGTGGAGAGCCTCAATATTGCCGATAACTTAGAGCAGTGGGTGGATTCCGGCATTGCCGCGATTGCCGCGGCGAACCGAGCGGGGTAG